In Mytilus edulis chromosome 4, xbMytEdul2.2, whole genome shotgun sequence, the following proteins share a genomic window:
- the LOC139519505 gene encoding uncharacterized protein, whose amino-acid sequence MAWKVSLFYFALVAVCVLCVQAQQQEIDCVDYIETADSMFKEPTVVYTKFENSKIWNMTLVERRSFYMCDPPEEKFGIGLDEKEWWVFHGCGGLFEIWECAPPGEKLVLKPNPEVTMTQDEADKKAKTQIATDGSNSQKKLTGF is encoded by the exons ATGGCGTGGAAAGTTTCTTTGTTCTACTTTGCACTAGTAGCTGTGTGTGTATTATGTGTGCAAGCACAACAAC aAGAAATAGATTGTGTGGATTACATTGAAACAGCTGATAGTATGTTCAAAGAGCCCACAGTCGTCtacacaaaatttgaaaattctaaAATCTGGAACATGACTCTGGTAGAACGTCGGTCATTTTATATGTGTGACCCACCAGAAGAGAAGTTCGGAATTGGTTTAGACGAAAAAGAATGGTGGGTTTTCCATGGATGTGGAGGATTATTTGAAATCTGGGAATGTGCTCCACCAGGGGAAAAATTAGTGTTGAAGCCAAATCCAGAGGTGACCATGACACAAGACGAAGCTGATAAAAAAGCCAAAACACAAATAGCAACCGATGGATCA